In Zingiber officinale cultivar Zhangliang chromosome 1A, Zo_v1.1, whole genome shotgun sequence, a genomic segment contains:
- the LOC122038478 gene encoding uncharacterized protein LOC122038478, translated as MERSQEQQGSTGMNHDLSPYNQMHLDMETSPLSDPQLKDTDSFKEEQVPRVRKPYTITKQRERWTEEEDNKFLEALQLYGRAWRQIEEHIGSKTAVQIRSHAQKFFSKVVRESGSNHRLGQALKSIEIPPPRPKRKPMHPYPRKMCNVSKKGILRQAEESHLLIPTVFEQENGSPTSVLSAVGSETLGSTFSNGRIGSKSPVASAADSNDQEGEQSLIMTLQEEHKPPCIATTAPNVTKEEQPQMDADQCSNVHASAEAHQSTIKLFGKMVVPNNPSRPCSSNAENMAMPKQTPPADNTGNHYNEACKLQMNHACPGLVPFFYCFPLVGDNSIDPAFLSSPWGAMHGSYPFRLVHPQHQYPLQLSMGNAGYQDLQRECSWTGSNTASNSGVVLNETEGVDLNKAKFLTESGIVEWSDVNLTSSSAPKSRSVGSSGRGFVPYRRCAVESERQHSSAANDDEECQAIRLHL; from the exons ATGGAAAGAAGCCAG GAGCAACAAGGGAGCACAGGTATGAACCATGATTTGAGTCCTTACAATCAAATGCATCTAGACATGGAAACATCACCCTTGAGCGACCCTCAATTGAAGGATACTGATTCATTCAAGGAGGAACAAGTGCCTAGG GTGAGAAAACCTTATACGATAACGAAGCAGCGGGAGAGATGGACAGAGGAAGAGGATAATAAATTTTTGGAAGCCTTGCAACTATATGGGCGGGCGTGGCGCCAGATTGAAG AGCATATAGGTAGTAAGACGGCAGTTCAAATCAGGAGTCATGCTCAGAAGTTCTTTTCCAAG gtggTTCGCGAATCCGGTAGCAATCACAGATTAGGTCAAGCCTTGAAGTCCATTGAAATTCCTCCTCCTCGACCGAAGAGAAAACCCATGCACCCGTATCCAAGAAAAATGTGCAATGTTTCCAAGAAAGGAATTCTGAGACAAGCTGAGGAGTCGCACTTGCTGATTCCTACAGTCTTTGAACAAGAGAATGGATCACCAACATCAGTTTTATCTGCTGTTGGATCAGAAACCTTAGGGTCCACATTCTCTAATGGTCGAATCGGAAGCAAGTCACCGGTTGCATCTGCTGCTGattccaatgatcaagaaggagAGCAATCACTAATTATGACACTTCAGGAAGAGCATAAGCCGCCGTGCATTGCTACAACGGCTCCAAATGTGACCAAGGAAGAGCAGCCTCAAATG GATGCAGATCAGTGCTCAAATGTGCACGCCTCAGCTGAAGCACACCAATCAACAATCAAATTGTTTGGAAAGATGGTAGTTCCGAATAATCCAAGCCGGCCGTGTTCTTCGAATGCTGAAAATATGGCAATGCCCAAGCAAACACCACCTGCTGACAACACTGGCAATCATTATAACGAAGCTTGTAAACTCCAAATGAACCATGCATGTCCAGGTCTAGTGCCCTTTTTCTACTGCTTTCCATTAGTTGGAGATAACTCCATAGATCCTGCATTCCTTTCCTCGCCATGGGGTGCCATGCACGGCAGCTACCCTTTCAGACTGGTGCATCCGCAGCATCAGTATCCACTTCAATTGTCGATGGGGAATGCCGGTTATCAAGATTTGCAGAGGGAATGCTCTTGGACAGGGTCCAACACTGCATCTAATAGTGGGGTAGTGTTAAATGAAACCGAAGGGGTGGACTTGAATAAGGCAAAGTTTTTGACAGAGAGCGGAATAGTAGAGTGGTCGGATGTTAACCTAACAAGTAGCTCAGCTCCCAAAAGTCGGAGTGTGGGATCCTCCGGAAGGGGATTTGTTCCTTACCGGAGGTGTGCAGTTGAAAGTGAGAGGCAACATTCAAGTGCAGCGAACGATGACGAAGAGTGCCAAGCAATAAGATTGCACTTGTAA
- the LOC122038479 gene encoding pentatricopeptide repeat-containing protein At5g66520-like — protein MLRPQKAIVSSLLGHPKLASRLNPNVAASLAPVLSTPIPSLLPLRAAHALLTVSGCTAHKPVARHLIVLYSRCSPDDAILLHSALRSPDNISASSILKSLIRGGSDGFRAIDFFSRHAHPLGYRPDSFTFPLLITSAKLRDSIHQGEMFHCLALKLGFVGHLSVVNSLIHMYATCDALDLARQLFDEMHVKDHVSYNSMLDGYVKSCDFDKAEQLFQIMPDRSVISWSTLLNGYVRNKMFNKGILLFHHMQELGVEPDDCSLISLLSVYSHCKLPQHGRSVHGFLVRRWLRIPTHVSNALVDFYCKCDLRDAAAEVFKGITNKDLICWNTMISGFGSHSHSTKAIDFFKTMLQEGVKPNDITFTCILAACAHSCLVEEARHYFKMMTEEFYIEPKFAHYWCLVDLYVRAGNSEDALKVIQDMPLHNWSAIWGAVIWLAKVQGDISVGEHLGKCLIELEPYNSRRYVPLVNVYAAASRWDKYKELQDLMKARGLKKLPDSTLIDLNVVVHKFSVGDKSHPEIGQVYEMLKEIAEQLKLQHPRVEETIVDAI, from the coding sequence ATGCTTCGACCTCAAAAGGCCATTGTCTCTTCTCTTCTCGGCCACCCAAAACTTGCCTCCCGCCTGAACCCTAACGTCGCCGCCTCCCTCGCCCCAGTCCTCTCCACCCCTATCCcctcccttctccccctccgcGCCGCCCACGCCCTCCTTACCGTCTCCGGATGCACCGCACACAAGCCGGTCGCCCGCCATCTCATCGTCCTCTACTCCCGCTGCTCCCCTGACGATGCCATCCTCCTCCACTCCGCCCTTCGCTCCCCCGACAACATCTCCGCTAGTAGCATTCTTAAATCCCTTATCCGCGGCGGGTCCGATGGCTTCCGCGCCATCGATTTCTTCTCCCGCCATGCCCACCCCCTTGGTTACCGGCCCGACAGTTtcaccttccctctcctcatcacCTCGGCCAAGCTCCGAGATTCGATTCACCAAGGTGAGATGTTCCACTGCCTTGCATTGAAGTTGGGATTCGTAGGACATTTGTCTGTTGTCAACTCCTTGATTCACATGTATGCTACTTGTGACGCTTTGGACCTGGCAAGACAGCTGTTCGACGAAATGCATGTGAAAGACCACGTCTCGTACAACTCCATGCTGGATGGCTATGTGAAAAGTTGTGATTTTGACAAGGCCGAGCAGCTCTTTCAGATCATGCCTGACCGAAGTGTCATTTCGTGGTCTACTCTCCTAAATGGGTATGTCAGAAACAAGATGTTTAACAAGGGAATCCTATTATTTCACCATATGCAAGAGCTTGGGGTTGAGCCAGATGACTGCTCATTGATCAGTTTGTTGTCAGTCTACTCACATTGTAAGCTACCACAGCATGGCAGATCAGTCCATGGGTTCTTGGTGAGAAGGTGGCTTCGGATACCAACTCATGTAAGTAATGCGTTGGTGGACTTCTACTGCAAGTGTGACTTGCGAGATGCAGCAGCTGAAGTATTTAAGGGAATCACCAATAAAGATCTCATTTGTTGGAACACAATGATATCTGGATTTGGAAGTCATAGTCATAGCACCAAAGCAATTGATTTTTTCAAAACAATGTTGCAAGAAGGTGTAAAACCAAATGATATTACTTTTACATGTATCTTGGCAGCCTGTGCTCATTCATGCTTGGTTGAGGAAGCACGTCATTATTTTAAGATGATGACTGAAGAGTTTTATATTGAACCAAAATTTGCACATTATTGGTGTCTGGTTGATCTATATGTTCGAGCTGGAAATTCTGAAGATGCACTGAAGGTAATTCAGGATATGCCCTTGCATAATTGGTCTGCCATTTGGGGTGCAGTAATTTGGTTAGCAAAGGTTCAAGGTGATATTAGTGTAGGCGAGCATCTAGGGAAATGTTTGATTGAGCTGGAGCCATATAATAGCAGGCGATATGTCCCTCTAGTAAATGTTTATGCTGCAGCATCAAGATGGGATAAGTATAAAGAGTTGCAAGATTTGATGAAAGCAAGGGGATTAAAGAAGTTGCCTGATTCTACACTGATAGATTTGAATGTTGTCGTTCACAAGTTCTCTGTGGGTGACAAATCCCACCCAGAAATTGGACAAGTATATGAAATGTTGAAGGAAATTGCCGAACAACTAAAGTTGCAACATCCTAGGGTTGAGGAAACCATAGTTGATGCAATTTAG
- the LOC122038480 gene encoding uncharacterized protein LOC122038480 isoform X2, translated as MGNRGRPTADVAKREKKKKKKKGRPSLLDLQKRSLRQQQQQNKPSPNPNPNRQFPQSSSRRATRRNPNPLQEDPRPSLPQGDEDENEGKREEGGGSGAKRKEKKLKFVLNLPSRSAGSSSDSEGPEPKRSKTSHGDRDTKGESNIFRKATDSIRGGQADLGPTTPLPDQKLLVFILDRLQKKDTYGVFSEPVDPEELPDYHEVIEEPMDFGTVRMKLLGREYNNLEQFENDVYLISSNAMRYNAPDTIYFRQARVIQELAKKNFENLRHESDDNEPEAKTVIRRGRPPSKNKKVGQPPALCAVRGLSSDATVANAWDGTKLPNLAKDFSRTGVLCDNLGVGNTPFRALYGGLGSSTFGWIPQQNANREDESLGSALRGVSRVGKKLTIFEENRRDTHKQSSIFSCIHKSPISTTFDAVRKQLVPVGLHLEFAYARSLARFAAKLGPIGWVLAAKRIQMVLPPGTKFGPGWVVENGSTHNPKSPMVVSSSNPLEDPGMSGNTSTIDKYHVSQEIPPRDSVAEEGHINRSIQPASSVAPNAISGSSEDPLPVRGPNGSISLVNNCSTKTIPSKVLRQNQNPEMQPIINGLNSACDVNSVSEFGKMARPAGIPSGHFDSDALVKNANVAHAQDFDMLPKSSSNNLAHTSAGRQPSTDDSIKTNSSSSLPDPCKGSKCPLQGVTVLPTLDSSPPDLNVGFQPPGSSASGVVVDQNSRI; from the exons ATGGGCAACCGCGGCCGTCCCACCGCCGACGTGGCCAAgcgtgagaagaagaagaagaagaagaagggccgcCCCTCCCTTCTCGATCTCCAGAAACGAAGCCTCCgccagcagcagcagcagaataAGCCCAGCCCTAACCCTAACCCCAATCGTCAATTCCCTCAATCCTCCTCGCGCCGCGCCACCCGGCGAAATCCTAACCCCCTGCAGGAAGACCCTCGTCCGTCCCTGCCCCAGGGGGACGAGGATGAGAACGAGGGGAAGCGGGAGGAAGGCGGCGGCTCCGGCGCCAAGCGCAAGGAGAAGAAGCTTAAATTCGTGCTCAACCTTCCCTCGCGCTCGGCTGGGTCCTCCTCTGACTCTGAAGGCCCCGAACCCAAGCGGAGCAAGACTAGTCATGGAGATCGTGACACAAAG GGCGAGAGCAATATTTTCCGGAAAGCGACCGACTCGATTCGAG GAGGCCAAGCTGATTTGGGCCCCACGACGCCTTTGCCCGACCAAAAGTTGTTGGTTTTCATTCTCGATAGGCTACAGAA GAAAGATACCTATGGTGTCTTCTCAGAGCCAGTAGATCCAGAAGAG CTTCCTGATTATCATGAAGTCATAGAGGAACCGATGGATTTTGGAACTGTGAGGATGAAATTGTTAGGCAGAGAATATAATAATCTGGAACAGTTTGAG AATGATGTTTACTTAATCAGCTCAAATGCCATGCGCTATAATGCACCAGACACTATCTATTTTAGACAG GCAAGAGTGATTCAAGAGCTTgctaaaaagaattttgagaacTTAAGGCATGAAAGTGATGATAATGAACCTGAAGCAAAGACAGTCATTAGGAGAGGCAGACCACcaagcaaaaacaaaaaggttGGACAACCTCCTGCTCTATGTGCTGTGCGAGGCTTGTCATCTGACGCAACAGTTGCAAATGCTTGGGATGGTACTAAGCTACCTAATCTAGCAAAAGACTTTTCAAGAACTGGAGTGTTATGTGACAACCTTGGCGTAGGAAATACACCCTTCAGGGCTTTATATGGTGGTCTTGGTTCTAGTACATTTGGATGGATTCCTCAGCAAAATGCAAATAGAGAGGATGAATCCTTAG GATCTGCACTTAGAGGAGTTTCAAGAGTTGGGAAGAAACTAACTATCTTTGAGGAGAACCGTCGTGATACTCATAAGCAGTCTTCTATTTTTAGCTGTATACACAAATCTCCAATCTCTACTACTTTTGATGCGGTTAGGAAGCAACTTGTACCA GTTGGTCTTCATTTGGAATTTGCATATGCAAGAAGCTTGGCTCGTTTTGCTGCAAAGCTTGGCCCCATTGGCTGGGTCCTGGCAGCCAAAAGGATTCAAATGGTATTGCCTCCTGGAACTAAGTTTGGTCCTGGCTGGGTTGTAGAAAATGGATCTACACATAACCCTAAATCACCTATGGTGGTTTCATCTTCCAATCCCCTAGAAGATCCTGGAATGTCTGGAAATACATCTACAATTGACAAATACCATGTGAGCCAGGAAATACCTCCACGTGATTCAGTCGCTGAGGAAGGACACAtcaacagatcgatccagcctgcGTCCTCTGTTGCACCTAATGCTATCTCTGGTTCTTCAGAAGATCCATTGCCTGTCAGAGGCCCAAATGGCTCTATTTCTTTGGTGAACAATTGCAGCACTAAGACAATTCCGTCAAAGGTTCTTCGGCAAAATCAAAACCCAGAAATGCAACCCATCATCAATGGGTTAAATTCTGCGTGTGATGTTAACTCGGTTTCTGAATTTGGTAAGATGGCAAGACCAGCAGGTATTCCGTCTGGTCACTTTGACTCAGATGCACTTGTAAAGAATGCAAATGTGGCCCATGCTCAAGATTTTGACATGCTTCCAAAGTCCAGCAGCAACAACTTGGCACACACAAGCGCAGGAAGGCAACCATCAACGGATGATTCAATCAAGACAAATTCTAGCAGCTCGTTGCCAGATCCCTGCAAAGGCTCAAAGTGTCCCCTTCAGGGTGTGACGGTGCTGCCTACGTTAGACTCTTCCCCTCCTGATCTTAATGTTGGATTCCAACCACCTGGATCATCAGCTTCAGGTGTAGTAGTTGATCAAAACAGCCGGATTTAG
- the LOC122038480 gene encoding uncharacterized protein LOC122038480 isoform X1 produces the protein MGNRGRPTADVAKREKKKKKKKGRPSLLDLQKRSLRQQQQQNKPSPNPNPNRQFPQSSSRRATRRNPNPLQEDPRPSLPQGDEDENEGKREEGGGSGAKRKEKKLKFVLNLPSRSAGSSSDSEGPEPKRSKTSHGDRDTKGESNIFRKATDSIRAGGQADLGPTTPLPDQKLLVFILDRLQKKDTYGVFSEPVDPEELPDYHEVIEEPMDFGTVRMKLLGREYNNLEQFENDVYLISSNAMRYNAPDTIYFRQARVIQELAKKNFENLRHESDDNEPEAKTVIRRGRPPSKNKKVGQPPALCAVRGLSSDATVANAWDGTKLPNLAKDFSRTGVLCDNLGVGNTPFRALYGGLGSSTFGWIPQQNANREDESLGSALRGVSRVGKKLTIFEENRRDTHKQSSIFSCIHKSPISTTFDAVRKQLVPVGLHLEFAYARSLARFAAKLGPIGWVLAAKRIQMVLPPGTKFGPGWVVENGSTHNPKSPMVVSSSNPLEDPGMSGNTSTIDKYHVSQEIPPRDSVAEEGHINRSIQPASSVAPNAISGSSEDPLPVRGPNGSISLVNNCSTKTIPSKVLRQNQNPEMQPIINGLNSACDVNSVSEFGKMARPAGIPSGHFDSDALVKNANVAHAQDFDMLPKSSSNNLAHTSAGRQPSTDDSIKTNSSSSLPDPCKGSKCPLQGVTVLPTLDSSPPDLNVGFQPPGSSASGVVVDQNSRI, from the exons ATGGGCAACCGCGGCCGTCCCACCGCCGACGTGGCCAAgcgtgagaagaagaagaagaagaagaagggccgcCCCTCCCTTCTCGATCTCCAGAAACGAAGCCTCCgccagcagcagcagcagaataAGCCCAGCCCTAACCCTAACCCCAATCGTCAATTCCCTCAATCCTCCTCGCGCCGCGCCACCCGGCGAAATCCTAACCCCCTGCAGGAAGACCCTCGTCCGTCCCTGCCCCAGGGGGACGAGGATGAGAACGAGGGGAAGCGGGAGGAAGGCGGCGGCTCCGGCGCCAAGCGCAAGGAGAAGAAGCTTAAATTCGTGCTCAACCTTCCCTCGCGCTCGGCTGGGTCCTCCTCTGACTCTGAAGGCCCCGAACCCAAGCGGAGCAAGACTAGTCATGGAGATCGTGACACAAAG GGCGAGAGCAATATTTTCCGGAAAGCGACCGACTCGATTCGAG CAGGAGGCCAAGCTGATTTGGGCCCCACGACGCCTTTGCCCGACCAAAAGTTGTTGGTTTTCATTCTCGATAGGCTACAGAA GAAAGATACCTATGGTGTCTTCTCAGAGCCAGTAGATCCAGAAGAG CTTCCTGATTATCATGAAGTCATAGAGGAACCGATGGATTTTGGAACTGTGAGGATGAAATTGTTAGGCAGAGAATATAATAATCTGGAACAGTTTGAG AATGATGTTTACTTAATCAGCTCAAATGCCATGCGCTATAATGCACCAGACACTATCTATTTTAGACAG GCAAGAGTGATTCAAGAGCTTgctaaaaagaattttgagaacTTAAGGCATGAAAGTGATGATAATGAACCTGAAGCAAAGACAGTCATTAGGAGAGGCAGACCACcaagcaaaaacaaaaaggttGGACAACCTCCTGCTCTATGTGCTGTGCGAGGCTTGTCATCTGACGCAACAGTTGCAAATGCTTGGGATGGTACTAAGCTACCTAATCTAGCAAAAGACTTTTCAAGAACTGGAGTGTTATGTGACAACCTTGGCGTAGGAAATACACCCTTCAGGGCTTTATATGGTGGTCTTGGTTCTAGTACATTTGGATGGATTCCTCAGCAAAATGCAAATAGAGAGGATGAATCCTTAG GATCTGCACTTAGAGGAGTTTCAAGAGTTGGGAAGAAACTAACTATCTTTGAGGAGAACCGTCGTGATACTCATAAGCAGTCTTCTATTTTTAGCTGTATACACAAATCTCCAATCTCTACTACTTTTGATGCGGTTAGGAAGCAACTTGTACCA GTTGGTCTTCATTTGGAATTTGCATATGCAAGAAGCTTGGCTCGTTTTGCTGCAAAGCTTGGCCCCATTGGCTGGGTCCTGGCAGCCAAAAGGATTCAAATGGTATTGCCTCCTGGAACTAAGTTTGGTCCTGGCTGGGTTGTAGAAAATGGATCTACACATAACCCTAAATCACCTATGGTGGTTTCATCTTCCAATCCCCTAGAAGATCCTGGAATGTCTGGAAATACATCTACAATTGACAAATACCATGTGAGCCAGGAAATACCTCCACGTGATTCAGTCGCTGAGGAAGGACACAtcaacagatcgatccagcctgcGTCCTCTGTTGCACCTAATGCTATCTCTGGTTCTTCAGAAGATCCATTGCCTGTCAGAGGCCCAAATGGCTCTATTTCTTTGGTGAACAATTGCAGCACTAAGACAATTCCGTCAAAGGTTCTTCGGCAAAATCAAAACCCAGAAATGCAACCCATCATCAATGGGTTAAATTCTGCGTGTGATGTTAACTCGGTTTCTGAATTTGGTAAGATGGCAAGACCAGCAGGTATTCCGTCTGGTCACTTTGACTCAGATGCACTTGTAAAGAATGCAAATGTGGCCCATGCTCAAGATTTTGACATGCTTCCAAAGTCCAGCAGCAACAACTTGGCACACACAAGCGCAGGAAGGCAACCATCAACGGATGATTCAATCAAGACAAATTCTAGCAGCTCGTTGCCAGATCCCTGCAAAGGCTCAAAGTGTCCCCTTCAGGGTGTGACGGTGCTGCCTACGTTAGACTCTTCCCCTCCTGATCTTAATGTTGGATTCCAACCACCTGGATCATCAGCTTCAGGTGTAGTAGTTGATCAAAACAGCCGGATTTAG
- the LOC122038480 gene encoding uncharacterized protein LOC122038480 isoform X3, whose protein sequence is MGNRGRPTADVAKREKKKKKKKGRPSLLDLQKRSLRQQQQQNKPSPNPNPNRQFPQSSSRRATRRNPNPLQEDPRPSLPQGDEDENEGKREEGGGSGAKRKEKKLKFVLNLPSRSAGSSSDSEGPEPKRSKTSHGDRDTKGESNIFRKATDSIRAGGQADLGPTTPLPDQKLLVFILDRLQKKDTYGVFSEPVDPEENDVYLISSNAMRYNAPDTIYFRQARVIQELAKKNFENLRHESDDNEPEAKTVIRRGRPPSKNKKVGQPPALCAVRGLSSDATVANAWDGTKLPNLAKDFSRTGVLCDNLGVGNTPFRALYGGLGSSTFGWIPQQNANREDESLGSALRGVSRVGKKLTIFEENRRDTHKQSSIFSCIHKSPISTTFDAVRKQLVPVGLHLEFAYARSLARFAAKLGPIGWVLAAKRIQMVLPPGTKFGPGWVVENGSTHNPKSPMVVSSSNPLEDPGMSGNTSTIDKYHVSQEIPPRDSVAEEGHINRSIQPASSVAPNAISGSSEDPLPVRGPNGSISLVNNCSTKTIPSKVLRQNQNPEMQPIINGLNSACDVNSVSEFGKMARPAGIPSGHFDSDALVKNANVAHAQDFDMLPKSSSNNLAHTSAGRQPSTDDSIKTNSSSSLPDPCKGSKCPLQGVTVLPTLDSSPPDLNVGFQPPGSSASGVVVDQNSRI, encoded by the exons ATGGGCAACCGCGGCCGTCCCACCGCCGACGTGGCCAAgcgtgagaagaagaagaagaagaagaagggccgcCCCTCCCTTCTCGATCTCCAGAAACGAAGCCTCCgccagcagcagcagcagaataAGCCCAGCCCTAACCCTAACCCCAATCGTCAATTCCCTCAATCCTCCTCGCGCCGCGCCACCCGGCGAAATCCTAACCCCCTGCAGGAAGACCCTCGTCCGTCCCTGCCCCAGGGGGACGAGGATGAGAACGAGGGGAAGCGGGAGGAAGGCGGCGGCTCCGGCGCCAAGCGCAAGGAGAAGAAGCTTAAATTCGTGCTCAACCTTCCCTCGCGCTCGGCTGGGTCCTCCTCTGACTCTGAAGGCCCCGAACCCAAGCGGAGCAAGACTAGTCATGGAGATCGTGACACAAAG GGCGAGAGCAATATTTTCCGGAAAGCGACCGACTCGATTCGAG CAGGAGGCCAAGCTGATTTGGGCCCCACGACGCCTTTGCCCGACCAAAAGTTGTTGGTTTTCATTCTCGATAGGCTACAGAA GAAAGATACCTATGGTGTCTTCTCAGAGCCAGTAGATCCAGAAGAG AATGATGTTTACTTAATCAGCTCAAATGCCATGCGCTATAATGCACCAGACACTATCTATTTTAGACAG GCAAGAGTGATTCAAGAGCTTgctaaaaagaattttgagaacTTAAGGCATGAAAGTGATGATAATGAACCTGAAGCAAAGACAGTCATTAGGAGAGGCAGACCACcaagcaaaaacaaaaaggttGGACAACCTCCTGCTCTATGTGCTGTGCGAGGCTTGTCATCTGACGCAACAGTTGCAAATGCTTGGGATGGTACTAAGCTACCTAATCTAGCAAAAGACTTTTCAAGAACTGGAGTGTTATGTGACAACCTTGGCGTAGGAAATACACCCTTCAGGGCTTTATATGGTGGTCTTGGTTCTAGTACATTTGGATGGATTCCTCAGCAAAATGCAAATAGAGAGGATGAATCCTTAG GATCTGCACTTAGAGGAGTTTCAAGAGTTGGGAAGAAACTAACTATCTTTGAGGAGAACCGTCGTGATACTCATAAGCAGTCTTCTATTTTTAGCTGTATACACAAATCTCCAATCTCTACTACTTTTGATGCGGTTAGGAAGCAACTTGTACCA GTTGGTCTTCATTTGGAATTTGCATATGCAAGAAGCTTGGCTCGTTTTGCTGCAAAGCTTGGCCCCATTGGCTGGGTCCTGGCAGCCAAAAGGATTCAAATGGTATTGCCTCCTGGAACTAAGTTTGGTCCTGGCTGGGTTGTAGAAAATGGATCTACACATAACCCTAAATCACCTATGGTGGTTTCATCTTCCAATCCCCTAGAAGATCCTGGAATGTCTGGAAATACATCTACAATTGACAAATACCATGTGAGCCAGGAAATACCTCCACGTGATTCAGTCGCTGAGGAAGGACACAtcaacagatcgatccagcctgcGTCCTCTGTTGCACCTAATGCTATCTCTGGTTCTTCAGAAGATCCATTGCCTGTCAGAGGCCCAAATGGCTCTATTTCTTTGGTGAACAATTGCAGCACTAAGACAATTCCGTCAAAGGTTCTTCGGCAAAATCAAAACCCAGAAATGCAACCCATCATCAATGGGTTAAATTCTGCGTGTGATGTTAACTCGGTTTCTGAATTTGGTAAGATGGCAAGACCAGCAGGTATTCCGTCTGGTCACTTTGACTCAGATGCACTTGTAAAGAATGCAAATGTGGCCCATGCTCAAGATTTTGACATGCTTCCAAAGTCCAGCAGCAACAACTTGGCACACACAAGCGCAGGAAGGCAACCATCAACGGATGATTCAATCAAGACAAATTCTAGCAGCTCGTTGCCAGATCCCTGCAAAGGCTCAAAGTGTCCCCTTCAGGGTGTGACGGTGCTGCCTACGTTAGACTCTTCCCCTCCTGATCTTAATGTTGGATTCCAACCACCTGGATCATCAGCTTCAGGTGTAGTAGTTGATCAAAACAGCCGGATTTAG